From a single Sebastes umbrosus isolate fSebUmb1 chromosome 17, fSebUmb1.pri, whole genome shotgun sequence genomic region:
- the serpinf2a gene encoding alpha-2-antiplasmin, producing the protein MKLCLLLLLLCLCCLGLTEDLSTTAPDVSVPVDDEEEKETKEEEEVQGCGGGRVFSPEDHRAIGGAIERLGLQLLEKLPIGPQQPNVVLSPLSLALALAQLTLGARNETEKLLLESLHAVSLPCYHHILGGLVTHFRNTSLEVATRMYLRPGFEVKLSFVEESLARYQSSPVPLVSVEEINQWVENATNGHIHNFLDSIPHNVVLMLMNAVYFKGEWRTRFDPLGTSKGAFYLDNQNSVLVDMMKSAQYPLRLLDDPALEAQVASFPFKGNTSFLIVKPLPGRGNVSAVLPRLNISDLYRRLPQEKTMQVNLPKLKLQYRQELQEALTSMGLGSLFSGPDLSGISDQPLTVASVRHASTIELSEEGVEASATTVVTSMRSVSLFSANSPFFFALVDDASLAPLFMGVVTNPAPDNDPIPLSTMNDQPAMENVKKRDTDSEHCNSSSSEATKVQSCSAAAATERKQLQPVNELEGGDGK; encoded by the exons ATGAAGctgtgtcttcttcttctcttgctTTGTCTCTGCTGTCTGGGACTAACT GAGGACCTCAGTACAACAGCTCCTGATGTCTCCGTTCCTGTAGAcgatgaagaggagaaggagacgaaggaggaggaggaggttcagGGCTGCGGAGGAGGGCGGGTGTTCAGCCCCGAGGACCACCGGGCGATAGGGGGCGCTATCGAGCGACTGGGTTTACAGCTCCTGGAGAAGCTTCCTATTGGTCCGCAGCAGCCCAACGTCGTCCTATCACCTCTCAGCCTGGCGTTGGCCCTCGCTCAGCTCACCTTAG GAGCTCGTAATGAGACggagaagctgctgctggagagccTCCACGCCGTCAGTCTGCCGTGTTACCACCACATCCTGGGAGGTCTCGTGACTCACTTCAGGAACACGTCGCTGGAGGTGGCGACTCGCATGTACCTGAGACCAG gaTTTGAAGTGAAGTTGTCTTTTGTTGAGGAATCTCTGGCCAG GTACCAGTCATCCCCCGTCCCGCTGGTCTCCGTGGAGGAGATCAACCAGTGGGTGGAGAACGCCACCAACGGTCACATCCACAACTTCCTGGACAGTATTCCACACAACGTGGTGCTGATGCTCATGAATGCTGTGTACTTCAAAG GTGAATGGCGGACACGATTTGACCCTCTGGGCACCTCCAAGGGAGCGTTCTACCTGGACAACCAGAACTCGGTGTTGGTGGACATGATGAAGTCGGCCCAGTACCCTCTCCGCCTGCTGGACGATCCAGCACTGGAAGCACAG GTTGCCAGTTTTCCCTTCAAGGGAAACACCAGTTTCTTAATCGTGAAGCCGTTGCCGGGCAGAGGAAACGTGTCGGCGGTGCTTCCCAGACTGAACATCTCCGACCTCTACAGACGTTTACCTCAGGAGAAAACGATGCAGGTCAATTTACCCAAGCTGAAGCTGCAGTACCGCCAGGAGCTCCAGGAGGCGCTGACCAGCATGG GCCTCGgctctctgttttcaggtccGGACCTTTCCGGCATTTCCGACCAGCCTCTGACGGTGGCGAGCGTCCGCCACGCCAGCACCATAGAGCTCAGCGAGGAAGGCGTGGAAGCGTCCGCCACCACCGTCGTGACCTCCATGCGTTCCGTGTCCCTCTTCTCCGCCAACTCCCCCTTCTTCTTCGCCCTCGTCGACGACGCCTCCCTGGCCCCGCTCTTCATGGGCGTCGTCACGAACCCCGCCCCCGACAACGACCCCATACCCCTCAGCACCATGAACGACCAACCGGCGATGGAGAATGTCAAGAAAAGAGACACAGATAGCGAACACTGCAACAGCTCGAGCAGCGAGGCGACGAAGGTGCAGTCGTGtagcgccgccgccgccaccgagAGGAAGCAGCTGCAGCCTGTGAACGAACTGGAGGGCGGCGATGGGAAGTAA
- the serpinf1 gene encoding pigment epithelium-derived factor gives MKRTTFLLVFGVVLSFCRAQSDTGGEETGGGEEEHVELFTTPATKMGAATSDFGYNLFRALASRDAATNVFLSPISVSAVLTQLSMGGSENAQRQLFRALRYHTLQDPQIHNTLKDMLVSVRAPGKGLSTAARIYLARRRVKQDFFSLVEQQYGVRPKSLQGGNRDMKEINDWVSRETGGKVQRLLAKPIPQNSGVNTVSAAYFKGKWVTRFGQSAAMENFQLDGGLPVRVPMMQQDNYPVKMGIDPDLSCTIAQIQMQDDVSMFVFLPDDVTSNMTLLEESLTAEFVQDLSMTLHPATVSLALPTLRLSYSTDLLPLLSDLGLSEWLANTDLEKITTQTIKLGSVHHKVVMETAPEGTHYPTADTPAHLSYRVDRPFLYLIRDEASGALLFIGRVVNPKDLRI, from the exons ATGAAGCGAACAACTTTCCTGCTGGTGTTTGGAGTCGTGCTGAGCTTCTGTCGGGCTCAg TCTGACACGGGAGGCGAGGAGACCGGCGGCGGCGAGGAGGAACACGTGGAGCTCTTCACCACGCCGGCGACTAAGATGGGCGCCGCCACCTCGGACTTCGGCTACAACCTGTTCCGCGCCCTGGCGAGCCGCGACGCCGCCACCAACGTCTTCCTGTCCCCCATCAGTGTGTCCGCGGTGCTGACGCAGCTCTCCATGG GAGGGTCGGAGAACGCTCAGCGGCAGCTGTTCAGGGCTCTGAGGTACCACACCCTGCAGGACCCTCAGATTCACAACACCCTGAAGGACATGCTGGTCTCCGTCAGGGCGCCCGGGAAAGGCCTGAGTACTGCCGCTCGCATCTACCTGGCACGAC GACGTGTGAAGCAGGACTTCTTCTCGCTGGTGGAGCAGCAGTATGGAGTTCGTCCGAAGTCCCTGCAGGGAGGAAATAGAGATATGAAAGAAATCAACGACTGGGTGTCTCGGGAGACCGGCGGGAAGGTGCAGCGCCTCCTGGCCAAGCCCATCCCCCAGAACTCTGGGGTGAACACCGTGAGCGCCGCCTACTTTAAAG GGAAGTGGGTGACTCGGTTCGGTCAGAGCGCAGCAATGGAGAACTTCCAACTGGACGGCGGGCTACCTGTCCGCGTTCCCATGATGCAACAGGATAACTACCCCGTGAAGATGGGCATCGACCCAGATTTGAGCTGTACG atCGCTCAGATCCAGATGCAGGACGACGTCAGCATGTTCGTCTTCCTGCCCGATGACGTGACCTCCAACATGACGCTGCTGGAGGAAAGTCTGACCGCAGAGTTCGTCCAGGATCTCTCCATGACGCTGCATCCTGCCACGGTGTCCCTCGCTCTGCCAACCCTGAGGCTCAGCTACTCCACCGACCTGCTGCCGCTGCTCAGCGACCTCG GTCTCTCTGAATGGCTCGCCAACACGGATCTGGAGAAGATCACGACTCAGACCATCAAGCTCGGCAGCGTCCATCACAAGGTCGTCATGGAGACGGCGCCCGAGGGGACCCATTACCCGACCGCCGACACACCGGCTCACCTGTCCTACCGAGTGGACCGGCCCTTCCTCTACCTGATCCGGGACGAGGCGTCGGgagcgctgctcttcatcggcaGGGTGGTCAACCCCAAGGACCTGAGGatataa